A portion of the Bacteroides faecium genome contains these proteins:
- a CDS encoding DUF2461 domain-containing protein, which translates to MIKMNIPVIFQFLKDLSANNNREWFNEHKAEYEIARAEFDNFLATVIARISLFDETIRGVQPKDCTYRIYRDTRFSSDKTPYKIHFGGYINAKGKKSDHCGYYVHLQPDGSMLAGGSLCLPSNILKAVRQSIYDNIEEFVAIVEDPEFKQYFPVIGEDFLKTAPKGFPKDFKYIDYLKCKEYVCSYNVPDNFFTQPDVLEQIDKVFRQFKRFADFINYTIDDFE; encoded by the coding sequence ATGATAAAGATGAACATACCCGTTATCTTTCAGTTTTTAAAAGATCTTTCCGCGAACAATAATCGTGAGTGGTTTAATGAGCATAAGGCAGAATATGAGATAGCCCGTGCCGAGTTTGATAATTTTTTGGCAACAGTGATTGCCCGTATTTCCCTGTTTGATGAAACAATTCGGGGAGTTCAACCCAAAGACTGTACCTATCGCATTTACCGGGATACCCGCTTCTCTTCGGATAAAACACCTTATAAAATACATTTCGGTGGTTATATCAATGCAAAAGGCAAGAAATCTGATCATTGTGGATACTATGTGCACCTGCAACCCGATGGCTCTATGCTTGCCGGCGGAAGTCTGTGTCTGCCTTCCAATATCCTGAAAGCCGTTCGGCAGTCTATTTATGATAATATTGAAGAGTTTGTCGCTATCGTGGAAGATCCGGAATTTAAGCAATACTTTCCGGTGATTGGAGAAGACTTCCTGAAAACAGCTCCTAAAGGTTTCCCGAAGGATTTCAAGTACATTGATTATCTGAAATGCAAGGAATATGTCTGTTCCTATAATGTCCCCGATAACTTCTTTACCCAACCGGATGTATTGGAGCAGATAGATAAGGTGTTCCGCCAATTCAAGCGGTTTGCCGATTTTATAAATTATACGATTGATGATTTTGAATAA
- a CDS encoding aminotransferase class IV family protein — MCPFIETIRIEDGNIYNLDYHTERFNRTRAAFWKDSTPLILQEFISPQSLQGIHKCRIVYGREIEEITYAPYQMREVSSLRLVVADTIDYTYKSTNREDLNILYAQRERADDVLIVRNGYLTDTSIANVALYDGKMWYTPSHPLLRGTKRAELLDRQLIVERDISQTHLGEYSKVMLFNAMIDWGRIMLPIDDKHFIL; from the coding sequence ATGTGCCCATTTATTGAAACTATCCGGATAGAAGATGGAAATATTTACAATCTCGACTATCATACAGAGCGGTTTAATCGAACTCGTGCTGCCTTTTGGAAAGACAGTACTCCACTCATCCTGCAGGAATTTATATCTCCGCAATCATTACAGGGAATTCATAAATGCCGGATTGTATATGGCAGAGAAATAGAAGAAATTACATATGCACCATATCAGATGCGGGAAGTTTCTTCTTTACGCCTGGTTGTAGCCGATACTATTGATTATACTTATAAAAGTACGAACCGGGAAGATTTGAATATTTTGTATGCCCAAAGAGAAAGAGCAGATGATGTCTTAATTGTGAGGAACGGTTATCTGACAGATACTTCCATAGCCAATGTGGCACTCTATGACGGAAAAATGTGGTATACACCCTCTCATCCGTTGCTCCGGGGAACAAAACGTGCCGAGCTTTTGGACAGGCAACTGATCGTGGAAAGAGACATTTCGCAGACACATTTAGGCGAGTACTCTAAAGTTATGTTATTCAATGCAATGATTGATTGGGGACGTATCATGTTACCCATTGATGATAAACATTTTATTCTATAA
- a CDS encoding aminodeoxychorismate synthase component I, with protein sequence MHLNTKEQAVKQMNELGVSRRPFIFIINYLQNASYVEDVSSVDSTELLYNLNEFTNQPISDKSYEDSFPNNKEKHIRWKSLPESFDTYRHSFHIVQRNIFAGNSFLTNLTCRTPIETNLTLKDIYSRSKATYKLWLKDSFTVFSPEIFVRIHQGRIYSFPMKGTIDASIPDAAQILMNDPKEAAEHATIVDLIRNDLSMVANQVSVSRYRYIDTLRTNQGSILQTSSEIQGVLPNDYQAHLGDIIFKLLPAGSITGAPKKKTMQIIQEAERYDRGFYTGIMGYFDGENLDSAVMIRFVEQEGERMFFKSGGGITCQSDVESEYNEMKQKVYVPIY encoded by the coding sequence ATGCATTTAAATACCAAGGAACAGGCTGTCAAGCAGATGAATGAGTTGGGAGTATCCCGTCGCCCTTTTATCTTTATTATAAATTACCTACAAAATGCTTCTTACGTAGAAGATGTTTCGTCCGTAGATTCTACAGAATTGCTCTATAATCTGAATGAATTTACCAATCAACCGATATCAGACAAAAGCTATGAGGATTCTTTTCCCAATAATAAGGAAAAACATATTCGTTGGAAATCATTGCCCGAATCTTTTGATACTTATAGACATTCATTTCATATCGTTCAAAGAAATATTTTCGCAGGAAACAGCTTTCTCACGAACTTGACTTGCCGCACTCCGATAGAAACCAACCTCACTCTGAAAGATATTTATTCCCGTTCGAAAGCTACCTATAAGTTATGGTTAAAAGATTCGTTTACGGTATTTTCTCCTGAAATATTTGTCAGAATCCATCAAGGAAGAATTTACTCCTTCCCGATGAAAGGAACTATCGACGCTTCAATTCCTGATGCCGCCCAAATCCTGATGAATGATCCGAAAGAAGCCGCAGAACATGCCACTATTGTAGACCTGATACGGAATGATCTAAGCATGGTTGCCAATCAAGTATCAGTATCCCGCTACCGATATATTGATACCTTACGGACTAACCAAGGCTCTATCCTTCAGACAAGTTCGGAAATTCAGGGAGTTCTGCCGAATGATTATCAAGCGCACTTAGGTGATATTATTTTTAAGTTATTGCCCGCAGGGTCCATAACAGGTGCTCCAAAGAAAAAAACGATGCAGATCATTCAAGAAGCAGAAAGATATGACAGAGGATTTTATACAGGCATCATGGGATATTTTGACGGTGAAAATTTGGATAGTGCTGTTATGATACGTTTTGTAGAACAAGAAGGTGAGAGGATGTTTTTTAAAAGTGGCGGTGGAATCACCTGTCAAAGTGATGTGGAAAGTGAGTATAATGAAATGAAACAAAAAGTATATGTGCCCATTTATTGA
- the lacZ4 gene encoding beta-glucuronidase LacZ4: MAAFAQRQDISLNDNWKFRFSHQVQKGTEIRVDLPHTWNAQDALSGKIDYKRGIGNYEKELFVRPEWKGKRLFIRFEGVNNIADVFINRRHIGEHRGGYGAFIFEITGKVEYGKENSILVRVNNGEQLDIMPLVGDFNFYGGIYRDVHLLITDETCISPLDYASSGVRLIQDSVSYEYAKVRALVELSNGNTANQEVELNIRLLDGKKVVKEEMKKVNLSGTSTMQQELVFEMNQPHLWNGRQDPFLYQAEISLSRNGKLVDCITQPLGLRFYRIDPDKGFFLNGKHLSLRGVCRHQDRSEVGNALRTQHHDEDAALMLEMGVNSVRLAHYPQATYFYDLMDKNGIIVWAEIPFVGPGGYNDKGFVDLPAFRANGKEQLKELIRQHYNHPSICVWGLFNELTEIGDNPVEYIKELNVLAHQEDATRPTTSASNQMGDLNFITDVIAWNRYDGWYGGTPADLGKWLDGMHKKHPKICIAISEYGAGASIYHQQDSLTKTIPTSWWHPENWQTYYHIENWKTISSRPYVWGSFVWNMFDFGAAHRTEGDRPGINDKGLVTFDRKVRKDAFYFYKANWNKEEPMLYLAGKRNIIRSQRLQTIIAFTNQPEAELFVNGKSCGKAAADQYAVLEWKNVELQSGENEIKVVSTNKKQPLSDSFRCRL; the protein is encoded by the coding sequence ATGGCTGCGTTTGCGCAACGGCAGGATATCTCGTTAAATGATAATTGGAAATTCAGGTTTTCGCATCAGGTACAAAAGGGGACAGAAATTAGAGTTGATTTGCCTCATACCTGGAATGCGCAGGATGCTTTATCAGGGAAAATAGACTATAAACGGGGTATTGGTAATTATGAAAAGGAACTGTTTGTCCGTCCCGAATGGAAAGGCAAACGTCTTTTTATTCGCTTCGAGGGAGTGAATAATATCGCTGATGTATTTATCAATCGCCGTCATATAGGTGAGCATCGTGGAGGATATGGGGCTTTCATCTTTGAAATCACAGGGAAGGTTGAATATGGAAAAGAGAACTCCATATTAGTACGGGTGAATAATGGAGAGCAGTTGGACATCATGCCTTTGGTGGGTGACTTTAATTTTTATGGTGGAATCTATCGGGATGTACATTTGTTGATTACTGACGAAACGTGTATTTCTCCTTTGGATTATGCTTCTTCCGGAGTGCGTCTGATACAGGATAGCGTGAGTTATGAATATGCGAAAGTGCGTGCACTTGTTGAATTGTCAAACGGGAATACTGCCAATCAGGAAGTAGAACTTAATATCCGTCTTTTGGATGGTAAAAAAGTGGTGAAAGAAGAAATGAAGAAAGTGAATCTTTCCGGTACTTCAACTATGCAGCAGGAACTTGTTTTTGAAATGAATCAACCCCATTTGTGGAATGGCCGCCAGGATCCGTTTCTTTATCAGGCGGAAATCTCTCTTTCCCGAAACGGCAAACTAGTGGATTGTATAACACAGCCTTTAGGGCTTCGTTTTTATCGGATAGACCCAGATAAGGGTTTCTTCCTGAATGGAAAACATTTATCTCTTCGTGGAGTTTGTCGCCATCAGGATAGGAGTGAGGTGGGAAATGCTTTGCGAACTCAGCATCATGATGAGGATGCTGCATTGATGTTGGAAATGGGAGTGAATTCCGTGCGTTTGGCACACTATCCTCAGGCTACCTATTTTTATGACCTGATGGATAAAAATGGTATTATTGTATGGGCTGAGATTCCTTTTGTCGGTCCTGGTGGATACAATGACAAGGGCTTTGTGGATCTGCCTGCTTTCCGTGCCAATGGAAAAGAACAACTTAAAGAACTGATTCGTCAACATTATAACCATCCTTCTATCTGTGTATGGGGACTCTTTAATGAGTTGACTGAGATAGGGGATAACCCGGTAGAATATATTAAGGAATTGAACGTACTGGCTCATCAGGAAGATGCGACACGACCTACTACCTCTGCAAGTAATCAAATGGGAGATTTAAACTTCATAACAGATGTTATCGCATGGAATCGTTATGACGGGTGGTATGGTGGCACTCCTGCAGATTTGGGCAAATGGCTGGACGGTATGCATAAAAAGCATCCGAAGATCTGTATTGCTATCAGCGAATATGGCGCCGGTGCCAGCATCTATCATCAGCAGGATTCATTAACTAAAACTATTCCTACCAGTTGGTGGCATCCGGAAAATTGGCAAACATATTATCATATTGAGAACTGGAAGACGATTTCTTCCCGTCCATATGTATGGGGGAGCTTTGTCTGGAATATGTTTGATTTTGGGGCTGCACATCGTACGGAAGGCGACCGCCCCGGCATTAACGACAAGGGTTTGGTTACTTTTGACCGAAAAGTCCGCAAAGATGCTTTCTATTTTTACAAAGCCAACTGGAATAAGGAAGAACCAATGCTTTATTTAGCAGGCAAACGTAATATAATACGTTCTCAACGTTTGCAAACTATTATCGCCTTTACCAATCAGCCTGAAGCCGAATTGTTTGTAAATGGTAAGAGTTGTGGCAAAGCAGCCGCAGACCAGTACGCTGTTTTAGAATGGAAGAATGTGGAATTGCAATCAGGAGAAAATGAAATCAAAGTGGTTTCTACCAATAAGAAACAGCCTTTGAGTGATAGCTTCCGTTGCAGGTTATAA
- a CDS encoding sulfatase codes for MKNRFPIKYTLLCGTACCFSSMMRAQQDVSQMNVLFIMADDMRPELGCYGVKEVKTPNMDRLAASGVLFQNAYCNIPVSGASRASLLTGVYPQYPNRFISFSAYASKDCPDAIPISGWFTRNGYHTVSDGKVFHHMSDHADSWSEPPYRNHPDGYDVYWAEYNKWELWMNSESGKTINPKTMRGPFCESAEVPDTAYDDGKLANRAIRDLKRMKDTGKPFFLACGFWKPHLPFNAPKKYWDLYKREEIPLAANRFRPEELPEQVRNSTEIYAYARVTDTSDIDFQREVKHGYYACLSYVDAQIGKVLDALDELGLSDNTIVVLLGDHGWNLGEHNFVGKHNLMNTSTHVPLIIRVPGMKKGKTKSMVEFVDLYPTLCELCKLPVPGKQLSGQSFAGVFRNLKAKTKDEVYIQWEGGDNAVDQRYSYAEWMKGDVKKAGMLFDHRIDKAENKNRINEKKYKDKVESLSSFIKVKKTSIKK; via the coding sequence ATGAAGAATAGATTCCCGATAAAATACACGCTTCTTTGTGGAACGGCTTGTTGTTTCTCCTCTATGATGCGGGCACAGCAGGATGTATCTCAGATGAATGTCCTTTTTATAATGGCGGATGATATGCGCCCCGAACTGGGGTGTTATGGAGTAAAGGAGGTAAAGACACCAAATATGGATCGTTTGGCTGCAAGCGGTGTCTTGTTTCAAAATGCTTATTGCAATATTCCTGTGAGCGGAGCATCCCGTGCCAGTTTATTGACAGGTGTATATCCCCAATATCCGAACCGCTTTATCAGTTTCTCGGCTTATGCCAGCAAAGATTGTCCCGATGCGATACCTATTTCAGGATGGTTTACCCGAAATGGTTATCATACCGTTTCGGATGGAAAAGTATTTCATCATATGAGTGACCATGCAGATTCATGGAGCGAGCCGCCTTATCGAAATCATCCGGACGGATATGACGTGTATTGGGCGGAATATAACAAATGGGAACTTTGGATGAATTCGGAATCTGGAAAGACTATTAATCCGAAAACGATGCGCGGACCTTTTTGTGAGTCGGCAGAGGTGCCTGACACTGCCTATGATGATGGCAAACTGGCGAATCGGGCTATTCGTGACTTGAAACGTATGAAGGATACGGGCAAGCCTTTTTTTCTGGCTTGCGGTTTTTGGAAACCTCATTTACCATTCAATGCTCCGAAGAAATATTGGGATTTATATAAGCGTGAAGAAATTCCTTTGGCTGCCAATCGTTTCAGACCCGAAGAATTACCCGAACAGGTTCGTAATTCGACTGAAATATATGCTTATGCGCGGGTTACAGATACGAGCGATATTGATTTCCAGCGAGAAGTGAAGCATGGATATTATGCTTGTTTGAGCTATGTGGACGCACAAATCGGAAAAGTGTTGGATGCGCTGGACGAACTGGGATTATCTGATAATACAATCGTTGTTTTGTTAGGGGATCATGGTTGGAATTTAGGGGAACATAATTTTGTAGGAAAACATAATCTGATGAATACTTCCACTCATGTTCCGCTGATTATCCGTGTGCCGGGAATGAAAAAGGGAAAGACAAAATCTATGGTGGAGTTTGTTGATTTATACCCGACTTTATGCGAGCTCTGCAAACTTCCTGTGCCTGGTAAGCAACTGAGCGGGCAAAGTTTTGCCGGAGTTTTCAGAAACCTGAAAGCTAAGACTAAAGATGAAGTTTATATTCAATGGGAGGGTGGAGATAATGCTGTTGACCAGCGATATAGTTATGCCGAATGGATGAAAGGGGATGTGAAGAAAGCTGGCATGCTGTTTGACCACCGGATTGATAAAGCAGAAAATAAGAACCGAATAAATGAGAAGAAGTATAAGGATAAAGTTGAATCGTTATCTTCTTTTATCAAAGTAAAGAAAACATCAATAAAGAAATAG